A DNA window from Hoplias malabaricus isolate fHopMal1 chromosome 5, fHopMal1.hap1, whole genome shotgun sequence contains the following coding sequences:
- the LOC136697788 gene encoding uncharacterized protein: protein MALFVLLSFSLILEVHPQDVLQPRLTVSSTGRGSFQLDCERLDAGVSECYFYPESDFVNRKTAQSCRLSLTDSELEKWTGRSSRSPTPASVICYYYTMSKHGYRIPSPHSAPVLILDAPQLSVSPSVIREQGVVQLNCEPPLTGASMCYFYPERDNSDVQPAQSCQLFLTRSELKHWAGHSSTSSEPVSLVCYYTVSVSGVDKPSIHSPPAPVWILDKKPIISVDFDSQSDGFLITCEIPLTGSVSAEFKCNLYTGHLLFLNGESRRGSSGAWNCVLSTSKNDLLNRLWSVKSSEVTCDYSLNSDPTVRSPLSDPYDVSRLLPAATQSSITAEQPPEDSPGSSTHFSSTTDSTPSESPFSVSLLATNNHVTHCCQTPTDLPKTGFITASSVPELSAETTMLSPTAVNIQPNEHSVEKTSPDTETAQTNDLQSPAGPTQKTGSGSGFFQYRTVLFAVLSITGVTVGVVVSGGVIFCCSSFRKPRTNRLKLNSTSGNQGQMMAMCSMADSSPQVEIYSEITSSPEPSGPSRKAKAESETREENDIYHMYCTIPDIKVAPKQNESFYSLLENH, encoded by the exons ATGGCCTTGTTcgtcctcctctctttctctctgatccTGGAAGTTCATCCTCAAG ATGTTCTTCAGCCCCGGCTCACTGTGTCTTCTACAGGGAGGGGTTCATTTCAGCTGGACTGTGAACGTCTGGATGCTGGTGTGTCTGAGTGTTATTTCTATCCAGAGAGTGACTTTGTTAATAGAAAAACAGCACAGTCCTGTCGGCTCTCTCTCACTGATTCAGAACTGGAGAAGTGGACAGGACGCAGTTCTAGGTCACCAACACCTGCCAGTGTTATATGCTACTACTACACAATGAGCAAACATGGATATAGAATACCTTCTCCTCACTCTGCACCAGTGTTGATCCTGG ATGCTCCTCAgctctctgtttctccttcaGTTATTAGAGAGCAGGGTGTAGTCCAGCTGAACTGTGAACCACCACTCACTGGTGCCTCTATGTGCTATTTCTATCCGGAGAGAGACAATAGTGATGTACAACCAGCACAGTCCTGTCAGCTCTTTCTCACTCGGTCTGAACTGAAGCACTGGGCAGGACACAGTTCTACTTCATCTGAACCAGTCAGTCTAGTATGCTACTACACTGTGAGTGTATCAGGCGTCGATAAACCTTCTATTCACTCTCCTCCAGCTCCAGTGTGGATCCTGG ATAAGAAACCAATAATAAGTGTGGATTTTGACAGTCAGTCTGATGGATTCCTGATTACTTGTGAAATCCCACTGACTGGGTCAGTAAGTGCTGAGTTTAAATGTAACCTCTACACTGGACACCTGTTGTTCCTGAACGGAGAATCTCGAAGAGGTAGCTCTGGTGCATGGAATTGCGTTCTTTCAACATCTAAAAATGACCTGTTGAATCGTCTGTGGTCAGTAAAGAGCAGTGAAGTGACCTGTGATTATTCACTGAACTCTGACCCAACCGTCCGCTCTCCACTGAGTGACCCGTATGATGTGTCCA GGCTGTTACCTGCAGCAACGCAGTCCTCCATCACAGCAGAGCAACCCCCTGAAG ATTCTCCAGGTTCCTCCACACACTTCAGCTCCACGACAGACTCCACACCCAGTGAGTcgcctttctctgtctctctgctagCCACAAACAACCACGTCACCCACTGCTGTCAGACTCCAACAGATCTTCCAAAAA CTGGGTTCATAACAGCTTCATCAGTTCCTGAACTCAGTGCTGAGACCACCATGCTTTCACCCACTG CTGTGAATATCCAACCTAATGAACACTCTGTGGAAAAGACTTCACCAGATACAGAGA CTGCACAGACCAATGACCTTCAGAGTCCAGCAGGTCCTACACAAA AGACAGGTTCTGGCTCAGGCTTCTTTCAATACA GGACAGTTTTGTTCGCAGTGCTGTCAATAACTGGGGTAACTGTTGGCGTTGTTGTGTCTGGAGGGGTCATTTTTTGCTGCAGCTCTTTTA GGAAGCCGAGGACAAACAG ACTTAAGCTCAACTCAACCTCTGGAAATCAGG GACAAATGATGGCCATGTGCAGTATGGCAGAT TCTAGTCCACAGGTTGAGATATACTCAGAGATCACCTCGTCTCCTGAGCCTTCAG GTCCCAGCAGAAAGGCCAAAGCAGAGTCAGAGACGAGAGAAGAG AATGATATCTATCACATGTACTGCACCATTCCTGACATAAAAGTGGCTCCGAAACAGAACGAGTCGTTCTACAGCCTGCTGGAGAACCACTGA